From the Rhodocyclaceae bacterium genome, one window contains:
- a CDS encoding tripartite tricarboxylate transporter substrate binding protein, with protein sequence MKPIAAVVPAALGTLGCVLAWTCGQPAAFAQQAFPSKPLRVVIPWPPGGANDIAGRTVMLRVADTIGQPVVIDNRGGAGGTIGTDHVAKSAPDGYTLLVQSVTHVANAHLYQKLPYDTLRDFAPVALLTAQTAVLVVHPSLPVKSVKEFVALARARPDQLMYSTAGNGSIPHLSMALFGSMTGTKLVHVPYKGGGPQVVGLLGGEAQASLATIASVIAHIKTGRLRALGVASARRSPTLPDVPTIAESGVPGYELSPWIGLMAPAAAPRPVIDRLNAEVNRALKLPDVASTLSAQALDPWGGTPEEFGARLKSDFVQYGKLIALTGARVE encoded by the coding sequence ATGAAACCGATCGCCGCCGTGGTTCCCGCGGCCCTGGGCACGCTGGGTTGCGTGCTCGCATGGACGTGCGGCCAGCCGGCTGCGTTCGCACAACAGGCCTTTCCATCGAAGCCGTTGCGTGTCGTCATTCCCTGGCCGCCCGGCGGCGCCAACGACATCGCCGGGCGCACCGTGATGCTGCGCGTGGCCGATACGATCGGCCAGCCGGTGGTGATCGACAACCGGGGCGGCGCCGGCGGCACCATCGGCACCGACCATGTCGCCAAGTCTGCGCCCGACGGCTACACGCTGCTGGTGCAGTCGGTGACCCATGTCGCCAACGCCCATCTCTACCAGAAGCTGCCGTACGACACGCTGCGCGACTTCGCGCCAGTTGCGCTGCTCACTGCGCAGACGGCCGTGCTGGTGGTGCATCCTTCGTTGCCGGTGAAATCGGTCAAGGAATTCGTCGCACTGGCACGTGCCCGTCCTGACCAGCTGATGTATTCGACCGCCGGCAACGGCAGCATCCCGCACCTGTCGATGGCCCTGTTCGGGTCGATGACCGGCACGAAGCTGGTTCATGTGCCGTACAAGGGCGGTGGCCCGCAGGTGGTCGGCCTGCTCGGCGGCGAGGCGCAGGCCTCGCTGGCGACCATCGCATCGGTGATCGCGCACATCAAGACCGGCCGCCTGCGCGCGCTCGGGGTCGCCTCGGCGCGGCGCTCGCCGACCCTGCCCGACGTGCCGACCATCGCCGAATCGGGCGTGCCCGGCTACGAGCTGAGCCCCTGGATCGGACTGATGGCGCCGGCGGCGGCGCCGCGGCCGGTGATCGACCGCCTCAACGCGGAGGTGAACCGCGCGCTGAAGCTGCCGGACGTGGCCTCGACGCTGTCGGCGCAGGCGCTCGACCCCTGGGGTGGCACGCCGGAGGAGTTCGGGGCGCGGCTGAAGTCCGACTTCGTCCAGTACGGCAAGCTGATCGCCCTCACCGGTGCCCGCGTGGAGTAG
- a CDS encoding tripartite tricarboxylate transporter substrate binding protein: protein MTDLTARVLARHLECRWSVPVKVRNVAGSGGTTGTLELLGAAPDGRTMMLSATGQATQNPAIDSTLPYRWHDPLPVVRVSASALALVVRGDSPCTALADLLAQVRAAPASHRIGTSGTGGASILALARLLDSGGIALADLGRVTFHGGAAILQAVIDGRTDLAAQYVGEMGDLLRSGMLRALAVSGDRRTAAWPDVPTALECGLHGFDLLGWTGIVGPPGLDAGIVDRWVATVGDLAQDPAFVGEIEAMGSTVAWLDAAGFHEALKQEYEVALATATRLGLRR, encoded by the coding sequence GTGACGGACCTCACCGCGCGCGTGCTGGCGCGCCACCTGGAGTGCCGCTGGTCGGTACCGGTGAAGGTACGCAATGTCGCTGGCAGCGGTGGCACGACCGGCACGCTGGAACTGCTGGGCGCAGCGCCCGACGGTCGGACGATGATGCTGAGCGCGACCGGACAGGCGACCCAGAACCCGGCGATCGACAGCACCTTGCCCTACCGATGGCACGATCCGCTGCCGGTCGTGCGCGTCAGCGCGAGCGCGCTTGCCTTGGTGGTGCGCGGCGATTCGCCTTGCACGGCGCTCGCCGACCTGCTGGCACAGGTGCGCGCGGCACCGGCCAGCCACCGTATCGGCACCTCGGGCACTGGCGGTGCCTCCATCCTCGCGCTCGCGCGGTTGCTCGATTCCGGCGGTATCGCGCTGGCCGACCTCGGTCGTGTCACCTTCCATGGGGGTGCCGCCATCCTGCAGGCAGTGATCGACGGGCGGACCGACCTTGCCGCCCAGTACGTCGGCGAGATGGGAGACCTGCTGCGCTCGGGAATGCTTCGTGCGCTCGCGGTCAGCGGCGATCGGCGCACGGCTGCCTGGCCAGACGTGCCCACGGCGCTCGAGTGCGGCTTGCACGGCTTCGACCTGCTTGGCTGGACCGGTATCGTCGGCCCGCCCGGGCTCGATGCCGGCATCGTCGATCGGTGGGTCGCCACCGTCGGCGACCTCGCGCAGGACCCGGCATTCGTCGGCGAGATCGAAGCGATGGGTTCCACCGTCGCCTGGCTCGACGCCGCCGGTTTCCATGAAGCGCTGAAGCAGGAGTACGAAGTTGCGCTCGCCACGGCCACGCGGCTCGGCCTGCGCCGCTGA
- a CDS encoding alpha-hydroxy-acid oxidizing protein: protein MSAAVKPIDPKQAQDPAQVADATRLAAQHALAQSFSTLQEIVAAARRNLSQGTWDMLSGGSDSEATLRRNRMALDSLALRQRVLVDVRQLDTTTSLLGKPMPVPMFIAPIGNYLQYADPRGAAAVAVAAVKKHVPCFVSTAARPGLDVIAKEAGKPLIFQLYVRGDKVWVGDILDRAKSLGYDALCVTVDRAYYSRRERDLINHQLVREGGGDASHQASLTWDYVLWMKERMGVPLILKGIATGEDAKLAVEHGVDVVYVSNHGGRQLDHAQASIEVLPEVAEAVDGRAEVLMDGGILRGTDIVKAVALGAKAVGIGKLHGWALAAAGEPGVIRMLELLELEIRSAMGLMGVTSLAQLTPRSVRSVPPISSGSVTSAYPMYEAALRHGETRP, encoded by the coding sequence ATGAGCGCTGCAGTCAAGCCGATCGACCCCAAGCAGGCCCAGGACCCCGCGCAGGTCGCCGACGCCACCCGCCTGGCCGCGCAGCATGCGCTCGCCCAGAGCTTCTCGACGCTGCAGGAGATCGTCGCGGCCGCCCGCCGCAATCTGTCGCAGGGCACCTGGGACATGCTGTCCGGCGGTTCCGATTCCGAAGCGACCCTGCGCCGCAACCGCATGGCACTGGACAGCCTCGCATTGCGCCAGCGCGTGCTGGTCGACGTGCGCCAGCTCGACACCACCACTTCGCTGCTGGGCAAGCCGATGCCGGTGCCGATGTTCATCGCCCCGATCGGCAACTACCTGCAATACGCCGACCCGCGCGGCGCGGCTGCGGTGGCCGTCGCTGCGGTGAAGAAGCACGTACCCTGCTTCGTCAGCACCGCCGCCCGCCCGGGCCTGGACGTCATCGCGAAGGAAGCGGGCAAGCCGCTGATCTTCCAGCTGTATGTGCGCGGCGACAAGGTCTGGGTAGGGGATATCCTCGACCGGGCGAAGTCACTCGGCTACGACGCGCTGTGCGTGACCGTCGATCGCGCGTACTACAGCCGTCGCGAACGCGACCTGATCAACCACCAGCTGGTGCGCGAGGGTGGCGGCGATGCGTCGCACCAGGCGAGCCTCACCTGGGACTACGTGCTCTGGATGAAAGAGCGCATGGGCGTGCCCCTGATCCTGAAGGGCATCGCTACCGGCGAGGACGCGAAGCTCGCCGTCGAGCATGGCGTCGACGTGGTCTACGTCTCGAACCATGGCGGACGCCAGCTCGACCATGCGCAGGCGAGCATCGAGGTGCTGCCGGAGGTGGCCGAGGCGGTGGACGGCCGCGCCGAGGTGCTGATGGATGGCGGCATCCTGCGCGGCACCGATATCGTCAAGGCAGTGGCGCTGGGCGCGAAGGCGGTCGGCATCGGCAAGCTGCACGGCTGGGCGCTGGCCGCGGCCGGCGAGCCGGGCGTGATCCGCATGCTGGAACTGCTCGAGCTCGAGATTCGCAGCGCGATGGGGCTGATGGGCGTCACCTCGTTGGCCCAGCTCACCCCGAGGTCGGTGCGTTCGGTGCCACCGATCTCCAGCGGCAGCGTGACCAGCGCCTATCCGATGTACGAGGCAGCGCTTCGCCACGGCGAAACCCGGCCCTGA
- a CDS encoding tripartite tricarboxylate transporter substrate binding protein — MNTLSKSSCPMPARNAAAERTGVHVAAALTLACSAFAGLLPGVALGQAWPAKPVRMVVPFAPGGNTDIIARVIAPRMAESLGQQVLIENRGGAGGVIGSEIVARATPDGYTLLMVSASHVINPAMVKKLPFDAVKDFQPISLVADVPTALIVHPSLPVRNVKELIALGRKRPDQVNYSTAGRGTVGHLSGELLNSAAKVRFTHVPYKGAGPALVDLIGGQVEFQFASLPAVIQFVRSGKVRLIGQAGVRRSSAAPDVPTMEESGLPGFVVSSGFGILGPAGTPRPIVDRVHASIRAALGSADVKKVFADQGADPVGSTPEEYEAFNRSEIARWQKVAREANIAPE, encoded by the coding sequence ATGAACACGCTGTCCAAATCGTCCTGCCCGATGCCCGCCCGCAATGCAGCGGCCGAGCGCACTGGCGTGCATGTCGCGGCTGCACTGACGCTCGCCTGCTCGGCCTTCGCCGGCCTGCTGCCGGGCGTGGCGTTGGGTCAGGCCTGGCCGGCGAAGCCCGTCCGGATGGTCGTGCCGTTCGCGCCCGGGGGCAACACCGACATCATCGCGCGGGTGATCGCTCCGCGCATGGCCGAGTCCCTTGGCCAGCAGGTGCTGATCGAGAATCGCGGCGGCGCGGGCGGGGTGATCGGCAGCGAGATCGTCGCCCGGGCCACGCCCGACGGCTACACGCTGCTGATGGTGTCGGCCTCGCATGTCATCAACCCGGCGATGGTCAAGAAGCTGCCGTTCGATGCGGTCAAGGACTTCCAGCCGATCTCGCTGGTGGCCGACGTGCCCACGGCGCTGATCGTCCATCCGTCGCTGCCGGTACGCAACGTGAAGGAGCTGATCGCACTCGGGCGCAAGCGGCCCGACCAGGTGAACTACTCGACGGCCGGGCGGGGCACCGTCGGACACCTGTCGGGCGAACTGCTCAATTCCGCGGCCAAGGTCCGGTTCACCCATGTCCCCTACAAGGGCGCAGGTCCGGCGCTGGTCGACCTGATCGGGGGGCAGGTCGAGTTCCAGTTCGCCAGCCTGCCTGCCGTCATACAGTTCGTGCGCTCCGGCAAGGTGCGCCTGATCGGGCAGGCCGGCGTCAGGCGTTCGTCCGCTGCCCCCGATGTCCCGACGATGGAAGAGTCGGGCCTGCCGGGCTTCGTGGTGTCGAGCGGCTTCGGTATCCTCGGGCCTGCCGGCACGCCGCGCCCGATCGTCGATCGGGTGCATGCGTCGATCCGCGCCGCGCTCGGCTCGGCCGACGTGAAGAAGGTCTTCGCCGACCAGGGTGCCGATCCTGTCGGCAGCACGCCCGAAGAGTACGAAGCGTTCAACCGCAGCGAGATCGCGCGCTGGCAGAAGGTCGCGCGCGAAGCGAACATCGCGCCCGAGTAA
- a CDS encoding isocitrate/isopropylmalate dehydrogenase family protein: protein MQLRIAILEGDDIGLEVVPEAVKVMKAAATRAGLAVEWLPLPIGRAGHASHGHSMPQFTVDSLKTVDGWLQGPIGHNAYPRGDATWINPPLRKLFELFANVKPVKSYPNIASIHKDVDIVFLREVTEGMQSGSVTFAGTGEFRPNDDITIGHRVITRKGSNRVARAAFEIARTRKRKRVTAVHKEPIFRLACGMFAEECRKVAQEYPDVSFDEVLVDGFAMKLVMKPQPYDVVVTTNQFGDILTDEGAGLVGGLGLAPGLCIGAQQAMAQATHGSAPDIAGQNIANPYAMIMSGKMLFEWLGHQRGLPEAVAAAAAIDAAMDAVIADARALTGDLGGSGSTSDMGNAVAAAIG, encoded by the coding sequence ATGCAGCTCAGGATCGCGATCCTCGAAGGCGACGACATCGGCCTCGAGGTAGTGCCGGAAGCCGTCAAGGTCATGAAGGCCGCCGCCACAAGGGCAGGCCTGGCAGTGGAGTGGCTGCCGCTGCCCATCGGCCGGGCCGGGCACGCATCGCATGGACATTCCATGCCGCAGTTCACGGTCGATTCACTGAAGACCGTCGATGGTTGGCTGCAAGGGCCGATCGGCCATAACGCCTACCCGCGCGGCGACGCCACCTGGATCAACCCGCCGCTGCGCAAGCTCTTCGAACTGTTCGCCAACGTCAAGCCAGTGAAGTCCTACCCGAACATCGCCTCCATCCACAAGGACGTGGACATCGTGTTCCTGCGCGAGGTGACCGAAGGCATGCAGTCGGGCAGCGTCACCTTCGCCGGCACCGGCGAGTTCCGCCCGAACGACGACATCACCATCGGCCATCGGGTGATCACCCGGAAGGGTTCGAACCGGGTCGCACGTGCCGCCTTCGAGATCGCACGTACGCGCAAGCGCAAGCGCGTCACCGCCGTGCACAAGGAGCCGATCTTCAGGCTGGCCTGCGGCATGTTCGCCGAGGAATGCCGCAAGGTCGCGCAGGAGTATCCGGACGTGTCCTTCGACGAGGTGCTGGTCGACGGCTTCGCGATGAAGCTGGTGATGAAGCCGCAGCCCTACGACGTGGTCGTCACCACCAACCAGTTCGGCGACATCCTGACCGACGAAGGCGCCGGCCTGGTCGGCGGCCTCGGCCTTGCCCCCGGACTTTGCATCGGTGCGCAGCAGGCAATGGCACAGGCCACCCACGGCTCCGCGCCGGACATCGCCGGCCAGAACATCGCGAACCCCTACGCGATGATCATGTCGGGAAAGATGCTGTTCGAATGGCTGGGACACCAGCGCGGGCTGCCGGAAGCGGTGGCGGCTGCAGCGGCGATCGACGCGGCGATGGACGCGGTGATCGCCGATGCCCGGGCGCTGACCGGGGACCTCGGCGGCAGCGGCAGCACCAGCGACATGGGCAATGCGGTGGCGGCAGCGATCGGCTGA
- a CDS encoding aspartate aminotransferase family protein — MSRIIQRSGRSTMPVAVAGDGCWIVDHDGRRYLDASGGAAVSCLGHGHPEVVEAIREQVGALAYAHTSFFSSEPAEALADHLVEHAPPGIEHVYFVSGGSEAVEAALKMARQYFVEIGQPQRRHFIARRQSYHGNTLGAMSVGQRESARRLFEPILLPVTHVSPCFPYRYRPVGESDEAYGQRLADELEQAILKLGADSVIGFLAETVGGATAGTVPPVPGYFEKVRTVCDRYGVLLMLDEVMCGMGRTGTLHACEQEGVVPDIMVVAKGLGAGYQPIGATLASEKVYRPILEGSGSFSHGHTYIGHPVACAAALAVQTIVQRDRLLPRVRAQGEKLQAALLDQLREHAHVGDVRGRGLFWSIELVADRADDAPFEPARRMHARVKAEAMRQGLCVYSMGGTIDGEHGDHVLLAPPFIVDDDEVVEIARRLRAAVDAAVRTPI, encoded by the coding sequence ATGAGCCGGATCATCCAGCGCAGCGGCCGCAGCACGATGCCGGTGGCCGTGGCCGGCGATGGCTGCTGGATCGTCGACCATGACGGACGTCGCTACCTCGATGCCTCGGGCGGGGCTGCCGTGTCGTGCCTGGGCCATGGTCATCCCGAAGTGGTCGAGGCGATCCGCGAGCAGGTCGGCGCGCTCGCCTATGCGCACACCAGTTTCTTCAGCAGCGAGCCGGCAGAAGCGCTGGCCGACCATCTCGTCGAACACGCCCCGCCGGGCATCGAGCACGTCTACTTCGTGTCCGGGGGATCCGAAGCGGTCGAGGCCGCGCTGAAGATGGCGCGCCAGTACTTCGTCGAGATCGGCCAGCCGCAACGCAGGCACTTCATCGCGCGTCGGCAGAGCTACCACGGCAATACGCTCGGCGCGATGTCGGTCGGGCAGCGCGAATCGGCGCGTCGGCTGTTCGAACCGATCCTGCTGCCGGTCACGCACGTGTCGCCCTGCTTCCCGTACCGTTACCGGCCCGTCGGCGAATCCGACGAGGCCTACGGGCAGCGGCTCGCGGATGAACTCGAGCAGGCGATCCTGAAGCTCGGGGCCGACTCGGTGATCGGCTTCCTTGCCGAGACCGTCGGCGGTGCCACCGCGGGCACGGTGCCGCCGGTGCCCGGCTACTTCGAGAAGGTACGCACGGTCTGCGACCGCTACGGCGTGCTGCTTATGCTCGACGAGGTGATGTGCGGCATGGGCCGCACCGGCACGCTGCACGCCTGCGAGCAGGAGGGCGTGGTGCCCGACATCATGGTCGTGGCCAAGGGGCTGGGTGCCGGTTACCAGCCGATCGGCGCCACGCTGGCGAGCGAGAAGGTCTACCGGCCGATCCTCGAAGGCTCCGGCTCGTTCTCGCACGGGCACACCTATATCGGCCATCCGGTCGCCTGCGCCGCAGCGCTTGCGGTGCAGACGATCGTGCAGCGCGACAGGCTGCTGCCGCGGGTGCGGGCGCAGGGCGAAAAGCTGCAGGCCGCGCTGCTCGACCAGCTCCGCGAACATGCGCACGTCGGTGACGTGCGTGGGCGCGGCCTGTTCTGGTCGATCGAACTGGTGGCCGACCGGGCCGACGACGCACCGTTCGAGCCTGCGCGGCGCATGCACGCACGCGTGAAGGCCGAGGCGATGCGCCAGGGGCTTTGCGTGTATTCGATGGGCGGCACCATCGACGGCGAACACGGCGACCATGTGCTGCTGGCCCCGCCGTTCATCGTCGACGACGACGAGGTGGTCGAGATCGCGCGCCGGCTGCGGGCCGCGGTGGACGCGGCGGTGCGGACACCCATCTGA
- a CDS encoding amidohydrolase → MIIDCDTHILPRDSYGRIDGPLAALAPRFTVDADGFINGTVFPGAPAPVPGATPLPSPGSGCRYPGMYPGPERAQFFAGQGIDRELVLPQFSAMLFSYLVDAPLATAMAHSYNLSILDAMRAEPDRIIGAALVALQDVDGAIAEIEWAHANGFKAIAIDKVFPVAAHPFSETLGSHRELWPFFARAAQLKMPLMMHSIQHGHRLSNLMFFQSDGLELFAPTEGHLSLVSLVTSGLLDEYPDLKFVYTEAGTAFIQPLVQKLDAALEKPPLNYDDEDASARFHRRIVPGTERSSAGKRLTAADVYEVKNRKPASHYFRTNLFFTIETEEPGFAEAVEFLGASQFLFATDYPHDDPGGRMKMKDVQLLRDLPGMPEASKDMIRSGNAVALLGLDS, encoded by the coding sequence ATGATCATCGACTGCGATACGCATATCCTGCCGCGCGACAGCTATGGGCGCATCGACGGGCCGCTCGCGGCGCTGGCGCCGCGGTTCACGGTGGATGCGGACGGATTCATCAACGGCACCGTGTTCCCCGGGGCCCCGGCACCAGTGCCGGGCGCGACGCCGCTGCCGTCGCCGGGCTCGGGCTGCCGCTATCCCGGCATGTACCCCGGGCCGGAACGCGCGCAGTTCTTCGCCGGGCAGGGCATCGACCGGGAACTGGTGCTGCCGCAGTTCTCGGCAATGCTGTTCTCCTACCTGGTCGATGCGCCGCTCGCCACCGCGATGGCGCATTCGTACAACCTGTCGATCCTCGATGCGATGCGTGCCGAGCCGGACCGGATCATTGGTGCCGCGCTGGTCGCGCTGCAGGACGTGGACGGTGCCATCGCCGAGATCGAGTGGGCGCATGCCAACGGCTTCAAGGCGATCGCGATCGACAAGGTGTTCCCGGTGGCCGCGCATCCGTTCTCGGAGACGCTGGGCAGCCACCGCGAACTGTGGCCGTTCTTCGCGCGCGCCGCGCAGCTGAAGATGCCGCTGATGATGCATTCGATCCAGCATGGACACCGGCTGAGCAACCTGATGTTCTTCCAGTCCGACGGGCTGGAGCTGTTCGCGCCGACCGAAGGCCACCTGAGCCTGGTGTCGCTGGTGACCAGCGGCCTGCTCGACGAATATCCCGACCTGAAGTTCGTCTACACGGAAGCCGGCACCGCGTTCATCCAGCCGCTGGTGCAGAAGCTCGATGCCGCGCTCGAGAAGCCGCCGCTGAACTACGATGACGAGGATGCCTCCGCGCGCTTCCATCGCCGGATCGTGCCGGGTACCGAACGCTCCTCGGCCGGCAAGCGGCTGACCGCGGCCGACGTGTACGAGGTGAAGAACCGCAAGCCGGCCAGCCATTACTTCCGCACCAACCTGTTCTTCACGATCGAGACAGAAGAGCCCGGATTCGCCGAGGCCGTTGAATTCCTTGGCGCTTCGCAATTCCTGTTCGCGACCGACTATCCGCATGACGATCCGGGTGGCCGCATGAAGATGAAGGACGTCCAACTGCTGCGCGACCTGCCGGGCATGCCGGAGGCGTCGAAGGACATGATCCGCAGCGGCAACGCAGTCGCGCTGCTCGGGCTCGACAGCTGA
- a CDS encoding methylmalonyl-CoA carboxyltransferase codes for MAHEKMLEELAARRAKALGMGGPDKLAKRKAQGVLDARSRLDLLLDDGSFVESGLFATSFRAEDRERTPADGKVAGFGRIEGRDVGVVSNDFTVLGASSSQINGKKIKHVKDIANAKGLPMVFLGESAGARIPDRMGSAGRAILGQDPTEYQRIRTSPWVSAQLGACFGSSTWYGCMSDFVVMRKGALMAVASHRVTSSAISQEVDPEELGGWKLLTGVSGLVDVAVDTDAEAIDTVKRFLSYLPSNCNEAPPVLEASKVAAHDQGRLLEILPELRTKVYDARKLAEVIVDVDSLFEMKPKFGRSIMTALARIDGRTVGIIANNPMFKGGAIDVDACNKATSFLVFCDSFNVPIILMVDQPGFLIGLEGEKRGAAGKIINWMNALALVTVPKLSIIVRKSYGQAYLNMGGGRNSDEVAAWPTADLGFMDPKVGASVLAREGESTEATKSMSDSLVRDTTAWGLASLYEAHAVLDPRETRGWLTAMLDVHRSRLTRGVGQHRLANWPTSY; via the coding sequence ATGGCGCACGAGAAGATGCTCGAGGAACTGGCCGCCCGCCGCGCGAAGGCGCTTGGCATGGGCGGCCCGGACAAGCTCGCGAAGCGTAAGGCGCAGGGCGTGCTCGATGCCCGCTCGCGCCTCGACCTGCTGCTCGACGACGGCAGCTTCGTCGAGTCGGGCCTGTTCGCGACCTCGTTCCGCGCCGAAGACCGCGAGCGCACGCCGGCCGACGGCAAGGTCGCGGGCTTCGGCCGCATCGAGGGCCGCGACGTGGGCGTGGTGTCGAACGACTTCACGGTGCTGGGTGCCTCGAGCAGCCAGATCAACGGCAAGAAGATCAAGCACGTGAAGGACATCGCCAACGCCAAGGGACTGCCGATGGTGTTCCTCGGCGAGTCGGCGGGTGCGCGCATCCCCGACCGCATGGGCTCGGCCGGGCGCGCGATCCTCGGCCAGGACCCGACTGAGTACCAGCGCATCCGCACCTCGCCGTGGGTATCGGCGCAACTCGGCGCCTGCTTCGGCTCGTCGACCTGGTATGGCTGCATGTCCGATTTCGTCGTCATGCGCAAGGGTGCGCTGATGGCGGTGGCAAGCCACCGGGTGACATCCTCTGCCATCAGCCAGGAGGTCGATCCGGAGGAACTCGGCGGCTGGAAGCTGCTGACCGGTGTGTCCGGGCTGGTCGATGTCGCGGTCGACACCGACGCCGAGGCGATCGACACGGTGAAGCGCTTCCTGTCCTACCTGCCCTCGAACTGCAACGAGGCGCCACCGGTGCTGGAAGCCTCGAAGGTGGCTGCCCATGACCAGGGCCGCCTGCTCGAGATCCTCCCGGAACTGCGCACCAAGGTCTACGACGCGCGCAAGCTGGCCGAGGTGATCGTCGACGTGGACAGCCTGTTCGAGATGAAGCCGAAGTTCGGCCGCTCGATCATGACCGCGCTCGCCCGCATCGACGGACGCACCGTCGGCATCATCGCCAACAACCCGATGTTCAAGGGCGGCGCGATCGACGTCGACGCCTGCAACAAGGCGACCAGCTTCCTGGTGTTCTGCGATTCGTTCAACGTGCCGATCATCCTGATGGTCGACCAGCCGGGCTTCCTGATCGGGCTCGAAGGCGAGAAGCGCGGGGCGGCCGGCAAGATCATCAACTGGATGAACGCGCTTGCACTTGTCACCGTGCCGAAGCTCTCGATCATCGTGCGCAAGAGCTACGGCCAGGCCTACCTGAACATGGGTGGCGGCCGCAACTCCGACGAGGTCGCGGCCTGGCCGACGGCCGACCTCGGTTTCATGGACCCGAAGGTCGGCGCCAGCGTGCTGGCGCGCGAGGGCGAGAGCACCGAGGCGACGAAGTCGATGAGCGACTCGCTGGTGCGCGACACCACTGCATGGGGACTGGCTTCGTTGTACGAGGCGCATGCCGTGCTCGATCCGCGCGAAACCCGTGGCTGGCTGACGGCGATGCTCGACGTCCACCGTTCGCGGCTCACGCGCGGCGTTGGGCAGCATCGCCTCGCCAACTGGCCGACCAGCTACTGA
- a CDS encoding mandelate racemase/muconate lactonizing enzyme family protein has protein sequence MKITSIKHYAVHPGWRKNLIFVKVETDEGIHGWGEAYSQYDRDKAVCAQLDSLSPYLIGRNPFDIKHFTKFAFDDYAARRGSVEVFCAISGIEQALWDIVGKACNQPVYNLLGGRVREKIRVYANGWSYGMDQPSDYARAAEKIVAAGWTALKFDPLPKPWRNWIPREHEERAVAVTKAIRDAVGPDVDLLIDQHRRLAPMHAIRLDKRLAEYNMYWMEESCQAEYPDELAEIRRNIGIPVCIGEATYTKAGFRPLLEKRAADILNPDVACVGGILELKEIAAMAESFLVAMSPHNYNSTTVATASTLHASATMPNFIITEYFLPFVEFGNRICLNPPQPKNGYIELSTAPGLGIEMDEKALQEIPAQVYKMRKLPQVSDEGP, from the coding sequence ATGAAGATCACCAGCATCAAGCATTACGCGGTCCACCCGGGCTGGCGCAAGAACCTCATCTTCGTCAAGGTCGAGACCGACGAAGGCATCCACGGCTGGGGCGAGGCCTACTCCCAGTACGACCGCGACAAGGCGGTGTGCGCGCAGCTCGATTCGCTGTCGCCCTACCTGATCGGGCGCAACCCGTTCGACATCAAGCACTTCACGAAGTTCGCGTTCGACGATTACGCGGCCCGGCGCGGCTCGGTCGAGGTGTTCTGCGCGATCAGCGGCATCGAGCAGGCGCTCTGGGACATCGTCGGCAAGGCCTGCAACCAGCCCGTCTACAACCTGCTCGGCGGCCGGGTGCGCGAGAAGATCCGCGTCTATGCCAACGGCTGGAGCTACGGCATGGACCAGCCGTCCGACTATGCGCGCGCAGCCGAGAAGATCGTCGCCGCCGGCTGGACTGCGCTCAAGTTCGATCCGCTGCCCAAGCCCTGGCGCAACTGGATCCCGCGCGAGCACGAAGAGCGTGCGGTGGCGGTGACCAAGGCGATCCGCGATGCGGTCGGGCCGGATGTCGACCTGCTGATCGACCAGCACCGCCGCCTGGCGCCGATGCATGCGATCCGCCTCGACAAGCGGCTGGCCGAGTACAACATGTACTGGATGGAAGAGTCCTGCCAGGCCGAGTACCCGGACGAACTCGCGGAGATCCGCCGCAACATCGGCATCCCGGTGTGCATCGGCGAGGCCACCTACACCAAGGCCGGCTTCCGGCCGCTGCTCGAGAAGCGTGCGGCCGACATCCTGAACCCGGACGTGGCCTGCGTCGGCGGCATCCTTGAACTCAAGGAGATCGCCGCGATGGCCGAGTCGTTCCTGGTGGCGATGTCGCCGCACAATTACAACTCGACCACGGTGGCTACCGCCTCGACGCTGCATGCCTCGGCGACGATGCCCAACTTCATCATCACCGAGTACTTCCTGCCGTTCGTCGAGTTCGGCAACCGTATCTGCCTGAACCCGCCGCAGCCGAAGAACGGCTACATCGAGCTGTCCACCGCGCCTGGCCTGGGCATCGAGATGGACGAGAAGGCGCTGCAGGAAATCCCTGCGCAGGTCTACAAGATGCGCAAGCTGCCGCAGGTGTCGGACGAGGGGCCGTGA